A part of Streptomyces sp. NBC_01451 genomic DNA contains:
- a CDS encoding helix-turn-helix transcriptional regulator — protein MYEERVSRLTGATVWTNTPAGFGDARPVLPDGCMDLLWSEGRLLVAGPDTRSYVPEGAPAHWAGVRFHPGTAPALLGVPAYELRDRRVDLADLWGAAEVRRLGARFDAAADPAAALEEVALERAARADPPDPLLGGLVTALQAGRPVARTADELGLSVRQLHRRSLTAFGYGPKTLARILRLQRALALARKGMPSAETATRAGYADQAHFARDVRELAGMPLGRLLGGGGG, from the coding sequence GTGTACGAGGAACGGGTCTCCCGGCTGACGGGCGCGACGGTGTGGACGAACACCCCGGCCGGGTTCGGCGACGCGCGCCCCGTCCTGCCCGACGGCTGCATGGACCTGCTGTGGAGCGAGGGCCGGCTGCTGGTCGCGGGACCCGACACCCGCTCGTACGTCCCGGAGGGAGCCCCCGCGCACTGGGCGGGCGTCCGCTTCCACCCGGGCACGGCGCCGGCCCTGCTGGGCGTGCCCGCGTACGAACTCCGGGACCGGCGCGTCGACTTGGCCGACCTGTGGGGAGCGGCCGAGGTGCGACGCCTCGGGGCACGCTTCGACGCGGCGGCCGATCCGGCGGCGGCGCTCGAAGAGGTGGCACTGGAACGGGCGGCGCGCGCGGACCCGCCGGATCCTCTGCTTGGCGGCCTGGTCACGGCCCTTCAGGCGGGCCGCCCGGTCGCCCGCACGGCCGACGAACTGGGCCTGAGCGTCCGCCAGTTGCACCGCCGCTCCCTGACCGCCTTCGGCTACGGCCCCAAGACGCTGGCCCGTATCCTCCGCCTCCAGCGCGCCCTCGCCCTGGCCCGGAAGGGGATGCCCTCCGCGGAGACGGCCACCCGCGCGGGGTACGCCGACCAGGCCCACTTCGCCCGTGATGTAAGGGAGTTGGCGGGGATGCCGCTCGGGAGACTACTCGGGGGAGGAGGAGGCTGA
- a CDS encoding carboxylesterase/lipase family protein, protein MTDESTRPVVRTPYGDVRGRYEGCEGHRGRAGRDGRDAHDGRAGHDGHRIAVFRGIPYAAPPFGPRRFRPPEPPTPWDGVRDAGGFGPTAPKPPYSEAFARLLSDPVVPGDDCLNLNVWTPEPGHGARLPVMVWIHGGALTRGSSAVPVYDGRAFARDGVVLVSVNYRLGVEGYGLFPDAPPNPGLRDQLAALEWVQASIAAFGGDPDRVTVFGQSAGAISVGALLASPRARGLFRRAVLQSGPPEVSDRDKVRRMVRRMATRLKIPATAAAFAAVDRELLLRVQGEVGRLSSPVLGGPAFGIVVDGDLVPRDPLDALTDGAAADVDLLLGWTRDEYRLWLVPGGLLERVDRLGAVALAGAMARCHCGPEVPRGYRTLHPDAGTADLVGQLVTDHLLRVPLHRLADARGAGGRAYVYEFAWPSGRPGLGACHALELGFVFDTHQAPESAKLAGQGAPEELAEAMHTAWVRFAVDGDPGWRPWDASHPVRVFGDGDPHTVEGPRDRELALWAADRAATPLAAPEPGPGAATRPRSPLRGAEPLSVVRRLRRPGGVPRR, encoded by the coding sequence ATGACGGACGAGTCGACGCGGCCCGTCGTGCGGACGCCCTACGGGGATGTCCGTGGCCGGTACGAGGGCTGCGAAGGGCACAGGGGACGCGCAGGACGCGACGGGCGTGACGCGCACGACGGACGCGCAGGACACGACGGCCACAGGATCGCCGTGTTCCGCGGCATCCCGTACGCCGCACCGCCCTTCGGCCCCCGCCGGTTCCGGCCGCCCGAGCCCCCCACCCCCTGGGACGGGGTGCGCGACGCGGGCGGGTTCGGCCCCACCGCGCCGAAACCGCCGTACTCCGAGGCCTTCGCCAGGCTGCTCTCGGACCCGGTGGTGCCCGGCGACGACTGCCTCAACCTCAACGTCTGGACACCCGAGCCCGGCCACGGTGCCCGGCTCCCGGTCATGGTGTGGATCCACGGCGGTGCCCTGACCCGGGGCTCCTCGGCCGTGCCCGTCTACGACGGCCGGGCCTTCGCCCGTGACGGCGTGGTTCTCGTCTCGGTCAACTACCGCCTGGGCGTGGAGGGTTACGGCCTCTTCCCGGACGCACCCCCGAACCCCGGCCTGCGCGACCAGCTCGCCGCGCTGGAGTGGGTACAGGCGTCGATCGCGGCCTTCGGCGGCGACCCCGACCGCGTCACCGTCTTCGGTCAGTCGGCCGGCGCGATCAGCGTCGGCGCCCTGCTCGCCTCCCCACGGGCCCGGGGGCTCTTCCGGCGGGCGGTGCTGCAGAGCGGGCCGCCCGAGGTGAGCGACCGCGACAAGGTACGGCGGATGGTGCGCCGGATGGCGACCCGGCTGAAGATCCCCGCGACCGCCGCGGCCTTCGCCGCCGTCGACCGGGAACTGCTGCTGCGCGTCCAGGGCGAGGTGGGGCGGCTGAGCAGCCCGGTGCTGGGCGGGCCCGCCTTCGGCATCGTCGTCGACGGGGACCTCGTACCCCGCGACCCCCTGGACGCCCTGACCGACGGAGCCGCCGCCGACGTGGACCTGCTCCTGGGCTGGACCCGGGACGAGTACCGGCTGTGGCTGGTGCCCGGCGGGCTCCTGGAACGTGTCGACCGGCTCGGCGCGGTCGCCCTGGCCGGCGCGATGGCCCGCTGCCACTGCGGCCCCGAGGTCCCGCGCGGCTACCGCACCCTGCACCCCGACGCCGGCACGGCCGACCTCGTCGGCCAGCTGGTCACCGACCACCTGCTCCGGGTACCGCTGCACCGCCTCGCGGACGCCCGGGGAGCGGGCGGCAGGGCGTATGTGTACGAGTTCGCGTGGCCGTCCGGCCGGCCAGGTCTGGGCGCCTGCCACGCCCTCGAACTGGGATTCGTGTTCGACACCCACCAGGCCCCCGAGTCGGCCAAGCTGGCGGGCCAGGGCGCCCCGGAGGAACTCGCCGAGGCCATGCACACCGCGTGGGTGCGCTTCGCCGTCGACGGTGACCCGGGCTGGCGGCCCTGGGACGCCTCGCACCCGGTGCGCGTCTTCGGCGACGGCGACCCGCACACCGTGGAAGGCCCGCGCGACCGCGAACTGGCCCTGTGGGCCGCCGACCGGGCCGCCACCCCCCTGGCGGCTCCGGAGCCCGGACCCGGGGCGGCCACTCGGCCCCGGTCGCCCCTCCGGGGTGCCGAACCGCTGTCCGTCGTACGACGGCTGCGCCGCCCCGGCGGTGTTCCCCGACGCTGA
- a CDS encoding VOC family protein: MTSQPTSQPTPRPTPRFDAIGVVAADLAASVAFYRRLGLDFPEGAEQQPHVEAELPGGMRLLIDTEETVRSFHPGWRPPSGGGRIGLAVLCGSAAEVDSLYEELVDAGYRSELKPWDAVWGQRYASVLDPDGNGVDLFAPLGSASSSPE, translated from the coding sequence ATGACTTCACAACCCACCTCACAGCCGACCCCCCGCCCCACGCCCCGGTTCGACGCCATCGGTGTCGTCGCCGCCGACCTCGCCGCCTCCGTCGCGTTCTACCGCCGGCTGGGTCTCGACTTCCCCGAGGGGGCCGAGCAGCAGCCGCACGTCGAGGCGGAACTGCCTGGCGGGATGCGGCTGTTGATCGACACCGAGGAGACCGTCCGGTCCTTCCACCCCGGGTGGCGGCCCCCCAGCGGCGGCGGCCGGATCGGACTGGCCGTGCTGTGCGGCTCGGCCGCCGAAGTCGACTCCCTCTACGAGGAGTTGGTGGACGCGGGGTATCGGAGCGAGCTGAAGCCGTGGGACGCCGTGTGGGGGCAGCGGTACGCGTCCGTGCTCGACCCTGACGGCAACGGGGTCGACCTGTTCGCACCGCTGGGCTCAGCCTCCTCCTCCCCCGAGTAG
- a CDS encoding glycoside hydrolase family 43 protein, translated as MSRADDLSEDPPGPPEDSAASALSARRTLLKGALAGGVLAAGSAIPGVSGTAHAATAPAGTRCATTPYVNPLVRNRADPHIHRHIDGRYYFTATAPEYDRIILRRSRTIRGIATADESVIWRKHDTGAMGAHIWAPEIHHIDGKWYVYFASAPAEAVWDIRIWVLENADRDPFTGTWVERGQLKTAWETFSLDATTFTHRGSRYLAWAQHEPGMDNNTAVWLSKMADPLTLTGPQIRLTTPEFDWERIGYRVNEGPSFIKRNGRIFMSYSASATDYHYCMGLLTIDARADLMDPANWTKSPTPVFTSNDTTRQYGPGHNCFTVAEDGRTDVLVYHARQYKEIVGDPLDDPNRHTRVQTLGWNTDGTPDFGVPVADTETGTQTGTQVGSLLESGS; from the coding sequence ATGAGCCGCGCCGACGACCTGTCCGAAGACCCGCCGGGTCCGCCCGAAGACTCCGCCGCCTCCGCCCTCTCCGCCCGGAGAACCCTCCTGAAGGGTGCCCTGGCCGGCGGAGTCCTGGCAGCCGGCTCCGCCATCCCCGGTGTCTCCGGCACCGCGCACGCCGCCACCGCCCCGGCGGGTACCCGCTGCGCCACCACCCCGTACGTCAACCCCCTCGTGCGCAACCGTGCCGACCCCCACATCCACCGCCACATCGACGGCCGTTACTACTTCACGGCCACCGCCCCCGAGTACGACCGCATCATCCTGCGCCGCTCCCGCACCATCCGCGGGATCGCCACCGCCGACGAGTCCGTCATCTGGCGCAAGCACGACACCGGGGCCATGGGCGCGCACATCTGGGCGCCGGAGATCCACCACATCGACGGCAAGTGGTACGTCTACTTCGCCTCCGCGCCCGCCGAGGCCGTCTGGGACATCCGGATCTGGGTCCTGGAGAACGCCGACCGCGATCCGTTCACCGGCACCTGGGTGGAGCGCGGGCAGCTGAAGACCGCCTGGGAGACCTTCTCCCTGGACGCCACCACCTTCACCCACCGCGGCTCCCGCTATCTCGCCTGGGCGCAGCACGAGCCCGGCATGGACAACAACACCGCCGTCTGGCTGTCGAAGATGGCCGACCCACTGACCCTGACAGGACCTCAGATCCGGCTCACCACACCGGAGTTCGACTGGGAACGCATCGGCTACCGGGTCAACGAGGGGCCGTCGTTCATCAAGCGCAACGGCCGGATCTTCATGTCGTACTCGGCGAGCGCCACCGACTACCACTACTGCATGGGCCTGTTGACGATCGACGCCCGCGCCGACCTGATGGACCCGGCCAACTGGACCAAGTCCCCGACCCCCGTCTTCACCAGCAACGACACGACCAGGCAGTACGGCCCCGGCCACAACTGCTTCACCGTCGCCGAGGACGGCCGTACCGACGTCCTCGTCTACCACGCACGGCAGTACAAGGAGATCGTCGGCGACCCGCTCGACGATCCCAACCGGCACACCCGGGTGCAGACGCTCGGCTGGAACACCGACGGCACCCCGGACTTCGGCGTCCCCGTCGCCGACACGGAGACAGGTACGCAGACAGGCACGCAGGTCGGCTCACTTTTGGAGAGTGGCTCATGA
- a CDS encoding autotransporter encodes MTVLLLGAPPASAAGSRDATADVLAGRDVTLTGDTVVTVPAGTTTYDGVFRGEGTLTVRGTGTLILTRDSDFTLPRSRQGQQVSVPGGNHPYVTVTNPDPPGVTVERGATLQYGDGGTTGLIGHFPYNTPAFRLNQDNIRVDGTLRLSLKSAYNLGTISGAGLVTQPRFLWGTWDLSGVHAFSGVIDNGTQVNAGRPEFATSLPRVRKVLNQGTWTVDTPLGQTVTMGMDFYQREYGSDINIQSRPGSKVVLTGQYSWSDRGGDTDPSLSDPALNWTPARRHVNKRGTNIKGANVQWGDGTTNRIFMPGTAETVYINLLAARSRSLLTFDYDGPVTLGAPIGGGRFHDTLSAPGAGDIVIKGTRGNDVTFAAVQYYDGSTTVEKGAVLRLGSGRAGGDGGLYTKGSLYKVVNDGSLVVRNTSRALVLSRISGGGSFTQSGSATTTLTGSGVTYGGSTTVTKGTLALRGGATLAHSKAIRLTSAGARLDVGSAGLRVGTTLTGSGTVKGSVTNEGVVAGELTVTGSYTQGPKGELVLRGRPLKVSGAVRLAGALDLSAAGSASAAASARTITVLNHAGRARTAGAFSGLKEGAALKLGDTTYRISYRGGDGNDVVLAAVAKSASPAAGPGARSGSAAGAGAGSVAAAGANTDSASAATGTGLGFWPYAMAVGLLAGLMIPAARKVRGPGNGRRRGGRHAAQG; translated from the coding sequence ATGACCGTCCTCCTGCTCGGTGCCCCGCCCGCGTCGGCGGCCGGTTCCCGGGACGCCACCGCCGACGTGCTCGCCGGCCGGGACGTCACGCTCACCGGCGACACGGTGGTGACCGTGCCCGCCGGGACGACGACGTACGACGGTGTCTTCCGGGGCGAGGGCACCCTCACCGTGCGCGGCACCGGCACCCTGATCCTGACCAGGGACAGCGACTTCACGCTGCCCAGGTCCCGGCAGGGGCAGCAGGTGAGCGTCCCGGGCGGCAACCACCCGTACGTCACGGTGACGAACCCCGACCCACCGGGCGTGACCGTCGAGCGGGGAGCCACCCTCCAGTACGGCGACGGCGGTACGACGGGCCTGATCGGCCACTTCCCTTACAACACACCGGCGTTCCGGCTGAACCAGGACAACATCCGGGTGGACGGCACCCTGCGTCTCTCGCTGAAGAGCGCGTACAACCTGGGCACGATCAGTGGCGCCGGACTGGTGACGCAGCCCCGCTTCCTCTGGGGCACCTGGGACCTCTCGGGCGTCCACGCCTTCTCCGGGGTGATCGACAACGGCACCCAGGTGAACGCGGGCCGACCGGAGTTCGCGACGTCGCTCCCCCGCGTGCGCAAGGTCCTCAACCAGGGCACCTGGACGGTCGACACGCCGCTCGGCCAGACGGTCACCATGGGGATGGACTTCTACCAGCGCGAGTACGGCAGCGACATCAACATCCAGTCCCGCCCGGGGTCGAAGGTGGTGTTGACCGGTCAGTACAGCTGGTCGGACCGGGGCGGCGACACCGACCCGTCGCTCAGCGATCCCGCCCTCAACTGGACGCCCGCCCGCAGACACGTCAACAAGCGCGGCACCAACATCAAGGGCGCGAACGTCCAGTGGGGCGACGGGACGACGAACAGGATCTTCATGCCGGGGACGGCGGAGACGGTGTACATCAACCTCCTCGCGGCGAGATCCCGTTCGCTCCTGACGTTCGACTACGACGGCCCGGTGACACTGGGGGCCCCCATCGGCGGCGGCCGGTTCCACGACACCCTGTCCGCGCCCGGCGCCGGTGACATCGTCATCAAGGGGACGCGCGGCAACGATGTCACGTTCGCCGCGGTCCAGTACTACGACGGGTCGACGACGGTCGAGAAGGGCGCGGTACTGCGCCTGGGCAGCGGAAGGGCGGGCGGCGACGGTGGCCTGTACACGAAGGGTTCCCTCTACAAGGTCGTGAACGACGGCTCGTTGGTGGTGCGGAACACGAGCCGGGCGCTGGTGCTGTCGCGGATCAGCGGCGGTGGCTCGTTCACCCAGTCGGGCTCGGCGACGACGACACTGACGGGCAGCGGAGTCACGTACGGCGGGAGCACGACGGTCACGAAGGGCACGCTGGCACTCAGGGGCGGCGCAACTCTCGCCCACAGCAAGGCGATTCGGCTGACCTCGGCGGGCGCGAGGCTGGACGTGGGCTCGGCGGGGCTGCGCGTGGGGACCACGCTCACCGGCTCGGGAACGGTCAAGGGCTCGGTGACGAACGAGGGTGTGGTGGCCGGCGAGTTGACGGTGACCGGAAGCTACACGCAGGGCCCGAAGGGCGAACTCGTGCTGCGGGGGCGGCCGTTGAAGGTCTCCGGCGCGGTGCGGCTGGCGGGGGCGCTGGACCTGTCGGCGGCGGGTTCGGCCTCCGCCGCTGCCTCCGCCCGCACGATCACGGTGCTGAACCACGCGGGGCGCGCGAGGACGGCCGGTGCGTTCAGCGGGCTGAAGGAGGGTGCCGCGCTGAAGCTCGGCGACACGACGTACCGGATCAGCTACCGGGGCGGTGACGGCAACGACGTGGTCCTGGCGGCGGTCGCGAAGAGTGCGTCGCCGGCCGCGGGTCCGGGGGCACGCTCGGGGTCAGCGGCGGGGGCAGGAGCGGGCTCGGTGGCGGCGGCCGGCGCGAACACCGACTCCGCTTCCGCGGCGACCGGGACAGGGCTCGGCTTCTGGCCCTACGCGATGGCGGTCGGGCTGTTGGCGGGGCTGATGATCCCGGCCGCCCGGAAGGTCCGGGGGCCCGGGAACGGGCGACGGCGGGGCGGACGGCACGCGGCGCAGGGCTGA
- a CDS encoding YihY/virulence factor BrkB family protein, protein MQAASEPPESPSGRLHRARVLYRNVSKRRTAWLLLKDTVNSCIEYRILGLAAEAAFFTLLSVPPLLLSLIGLLGYVDDWTGTDTITSLETNLLEASRTVLSDKGVAEIARPILNDVMKGGRPDVISIGFLFALWSGSRAVNVFIDTITVMYGLDGVRGIVKTRLVAFVLFVVALLIGSVALPLMVAGPDAVLNVLPWSETLVQVLYWPVVILLSIAFLTTLFHVSVPVRSPWIEDVPGALMALAMWVLGSFLLRIYLTKTIEGATIYGSLAAAVAVLLWVGVSAFAVLVGAAVNAAIDRVWPAAATAAARAANERIRKEEAAEYVARMTVVQAYEPDDPDDCDMPSEFPERWSRFLPPEDVTSRLRAHVKSTPKTGEGPPPEK, encoded by the coding sequence GTGCAGGCAGCAAGTGAACCTCCCGAGAGCCCCAGCGGCCGACTCCACCGCGCGCGCGTCCTCTACCGGAACGTCTCCAAGCGCAGGACCGCATGGCTGTTGCTCAAGGACACCGTCAACTCGTGCATCGAGTACCGGATCCTGGGTCTGGCGGCGGAGGCGGCCTTCTTCACGCTGCTCTCCGTGCCGCCGCTGCTGCTGAGCCTGATCGGGCTGCTCGGCTACGTCGACGACTGGACCGGCACCGACACCATCACCAGCCTGGAGACCAACCTCCTGGAGGCGTCCCGCACGGTCCTGTCCGACAAGGGTGTCGCCGAGATCGCCCGGCCGATCCTGAACGACGTGATGAAGGGCGGCCGGCCCGACGTCATCTCCATAGGGTTCCTGTTCGCCCTCTGGTCCGGCTCGCGCGCGGTGAACGTCTTCATCGACACCATCACCGTGATGTACGGCCTCGACGGCGTCCGCGGCATCGTCAAGACCAGGCTCGTCGCCTTCGTGCTGTTCGTCGTGGCGCTGCTGATCGGCTCGGTCGCGCTGCCGCTGATGGTGGCCGGACCGGACGCCGTGCTCAACGTCCTGCCGTGGTCGGAGACCCTCGTACAGGTTCTGTACTGGCCCGTCGTGATCCTGTTGTCCATCGCCTTCCTGACGACGCTGTTCCATGTGTCGGTCCCGGTGCGCTCGCCGTGGATCGAGGACGTCCCGGGCGCGCTGATGGCCCTCGCGATGTGGGTGCTCGGCAGCTTCCTGCTGCGGATCTACCTGACCAAGACGATCGAGGGCGCCACGATCTACGGATCGCTCGCCGCGGCCGTCGCCGTCCTCCTGTGGGTCGGGGTGTCCGCGTTCGCGGTGCTCGTCGGGGCCGCCGTCAACGCGGCGATCGACCGCGTCTGGCCGGCCGCCGCCACCGCGGCGGCACGAGCCGCCAACGAACGGATTCGCAAGGAGGAGGCCGCCGAGTACGTCGCCCGGATGACCGTCGTCCAGGCCTACGAGCCCGACGACCCCGACGACTGCGACATGCCCTCCGAGTTCCCGGAACGCTGGTCGCGCTTCCTGCCCCCGGAGGACGTGACGTCCCGGCTGCGGGCCCACGTGAAGAGCACACCCAAGACGGGAGAGGGCCCACCCCCCGAGAAGTGA
- a CDS encoding amino acid permease: MTAPSTTEADEPELTPTAPTEATPRRTFGLAAATALVMGNIIGGGIFVLPATVAPYGSVSLLAFLVLSIGAVLLALLFGKLARRSPVTGGLYVYPRDAFGPFAGFLSAWSYWTMTWVSIAALAVAAVGYVDVLIPLHDSHALGALVAILALWLPAAANFAGTRWVGGVQIVSTILKFVPLLVVATVGLFFIDTDNFGAFNASGDSVPGALAASAALLLYSFLGVESAAISAGEVENPERNVGRASVLGTLGSALVYILGTVAVFGLVPHDKLVGSGAPFADAVNAITGGSWGGTAIALVAVASIVGCLNGWILLAAQMPYAAARDGLFPAPFAKVGKGGVPGFGVWACAVLGTILIAFNYTAGPDTTFRVLVLITTFTGCVPYLLSAAAQLYWLARGSRDQVRPAGLVRDLIVAGLSFAFSFWLIAGAGYAAVYQGVLFLFAGIPVYVWMRGRQSTGDPQAPDASETVAA, translated from the coding sequence ATGACTGCTCCCAGCACCACCGAGGCAGACGAGCCGGAGCTGACTCCGACCGCGCCGACCGAGGCCACTCCCCGCCGCACCTTCGGCCTGGCCGCCGCCACCGCGCTCGTGATGGGCAACATCATCGGCGGCGGCATCTTCGTCCTGCCCGCCACGGTCGCCCCGTACGGCTCGGTGAGCCTGCTCGCCTTCCTGGTCCTGTCGATCGGCGCGGTACTGCTCGCCCTGCTCTTCGGCAAGCTGGCCCGCCGCAGCCCGGTCACCGGCGGCCTGTACGTGTACCCGCGCGACGCCTTCGGCCCCTTCGCGGGCTTCCTGTCGGCGTGGTCGTACTGGACGATGACCTGGGTCAGCATCGCCGCCCTGGCGGTCGCGGCGGTGGGCTACGTCGACGTACTGATCCCTCTGCACGACAGTCACGCCCTGGGCGCGCTGGTCGCGATCCTGGCCCTCTGGCTGCCGGCCGCCGCGAACTTCGCGGGCACCCGGTGGGTCGGCGGCGTACAGATCGTGTCGACGATCCTCAAGTTCGTGCCGCTGCTGGTGGTGGCCACGGTCGGCCTGTTCTTCATCGACACCGACAACTTCGGCGCGTTCAACGCGTCCGGCGACAGCGTGCCCGGCGCCCTCGCCGCCTCCGCCGCGCTGCTCCTGTACAGCTTCCTGGGCGTCGAGTCGGCGGCGATCAGCGCGGGCGAGGTGGAGAACCCCGAGCGCAACGTCGGCCGCGCGAGCGTCCTGGGCACGCTCGGCTCGGCCCTCGTCTACATCCTGGGCACGGTCGCGGTCTTCGGCCTGGTCCCGCACGACAAGCTGGTCGGCTCCGGTGCCCCCTTCGCCGACGCGGTGAACGCGATCACCGGCGGCAGCTGGGGCGGTACGGCCATCGCGCTGGTGGCGGTCGCGTCGATCGTCGGCTGCCTCAACGGCTGGATCCTGCTCGCCGCGCAGATGCCGTACGCGGCGGCTCGCGACGGTCTCTTCCCGGCACCGTTCGCGAAGGTCGGCAAGGGCGGGGTGCCCGGCTTCGGCGTCTGGGCGTGCGCGGTCCTCGGCACGATCCTCATCGCCTTCAACTACACGGCGGGCCCGGACACCACCTTCCGCGTCCTGGTCCTGATCACGACGTTCACGGGCTGCGTCCCGTACCTCCTCTCGGCGGCGGCCCAGCTGTACTGGCTGGCCAGGGGATCACGCGACCAGGTCCGCCCGGCCGGCCTGGTCCGCGACCTGATCGTCGCGGGCCTCTCCTTCGCCTTCTCCTTCTGGCTGATCGCGGGCGCGGGCTATGCGGCGGTGTACCAGGGGGTGCTGTTCCTGTTCGCGGGGATCCCGGTGTACGTGTGGATGCGGGGGCGGCAGTCGACGGGGGACCCGCAGGCGCCTGATGCGAGCGAGACGGTGGCCGCCTGA
- the mmuM gene encoding homocysteine S-methyltransferase: MTSETSEAASSSAAASFSAALSSGAPLVLDGGMSNQLGSAGHDLSDELWSARLLVEQPEAIVDAHLAYYEAGADVAITSSYQATFEGFAKRGIGRERAAELLALSVELAREAARRAKTERPLWVAASVGPYGAMLADGSEYRGRYGLSVAELERFHRPRVEVLAAAGPDVLALETVPDLDEADALLRAVRGLGVPVWLSYSVAGERTRAGQPLTEAFALAAEADEVVAVGVNCCVPEDVDGAVELAARVSGKPVVVYPNSGEVWDADARAWTGSSTFAAGQVTGWRDSGARLVGGCCRVGPQAITSIADTLR; encoded by the coding sequence ATGACCAGCGAGACCAGTGAAGCCGCCAGTTCCTCCGCCGCCGCCTCCTTCTCCGCCGCCCTGTCCTCGGGTGCGCCCCTCGTCCTCGACGGTGGCATGTCCAACCAGCTGGGGTCCGCCGGGCACGATCTGAGCGACGAGCTGTGGTCGGCGCGGCTGCTGGTCGAGCAGCCCGAGGCGATCGTCGACGCGCACCTCGCCTACTACGAGGCGGGCGCGGACGTCGCGATCACCTCCAGTTACCAGGCCACCTTCGAGGGCTTCGCCAAGCGGGGCATCGGCCGCGAACGCGCCGCAGAGCTGCTCGCGCTGAGCGTGGAACTGGCCCGCGAGGCCGCCCGCCGGGCGAAGACGGAGCGGCCGTTGTGGGTGGCGGCGTCCGTCGGACCGTACGGGGCGATGCTCGCGGACGGGTCCGAGTACCGGGGGCGGTACGGGCTGAGCGTGGCGGAGCTGGAGCGTTTCCACCGGCCTCGGGTGGAGGTGCTGGCCGCCGCCGGACCCGACGTCCTGGCTCTGGAGACGGTCCCCGACCTCGACGAGGCCGACGCCCTGCTGCGCGCGGTGCGCGGGCTCGGGGTGCCGGTCTGGCTGTCGTACAGCGTGGCCGGGGAGCGGACGCGGGCCGGGCAGCCGCTGACGGAGGCGTTCGCGCTGGCCGCCGAGGCGGACGAGGTCGTCGCGGTCGGCGTCAACTGCTGTGTACCCGAGGACGTGGACGGCGCCGTGGAGCTGGCGGCCCGGGTGTCCGGCAAGCCGGTCGTGGTCTATCCGAACAGCGGCGAGGTCTGGGACGCCGACGCCCGTGCCTGGACCGGCAGTTCGACCTTCGCCGCCGGCCAGGTGACGGGCTGGCGGGACTCGGGGGCGCGGTTGGTCGGCGGATGCTGCCGGGTGGGGCCGCAGGCGATCACGTCGATCGCCGACACGTTGCGCTGA
- a CDS encoding DUF1737 domain-containing protein: MSTPPDGLPVYRVLTGPDDVTFCQRVSEAIGLGYELHEGPAVTFDGENVIIAQALVWPVPVRR, translated from the coding sequence ATGAGTACGCCACCGGATGGTCTGCCCGTCTATCGAGTCCTGACCGGCCCGGACGACGTCACGTTCTGTCAGCGTGTGAGCGAGGCGATCGGCCTCGGCTACGAACTGCACGAAGGCCCGGCCGTCACCTTCGACGGTGAGAACGTCATCATCGCCCAGGCACTGGTGTGGCCGGTGCCGGTTCGGCGGTGA